The following nucleotide sequence is from Euleptes europaea isolate rEulEur1 chromosome 3, rEulEur1.hap1, whole genome shotgun sequence.
GCACTGTAAATAGATATTTACATAATTTCAAGATATACACCCTCCAAAAGGAATTAGACTCAGCTGGTTTTGTGGAAGGGAGCCAGGatgtggatatttatttatttatttatttatttattgcctgtctttcctcatggttcagggcagcttacagtAATAATTAAAACTTTTTCAATTACAATTGATTGCCAGAccgccaagatcagttcccctggagaaaactgctgctttggagggtgggctctatggcattataccctgctgaggtccctcgcctccctaaaccccacccttcctgggctccaccccccccccccaaatctccaacccaTTTTCCAgccaagagctggcaactctagttaagaACAAAAAGTAAAATAGCAAATCCCAAATCTctcaaccccaaatctctccccctcccgcccctcttaaaagatgcctgccattcaaaacCCCTTCAAAAGCCTCAGGACGACCTGCTTCCTAAAAACATAGCAGCTTTGGTGACTCAGTGATACAGGCAGAAGCCGTGGGTCGCTGAATGGAGTGATGCTTTAAAAATCCCCCTCCACATCAGCTGCTTTCCCCATCAGTTGATTCTGCACAAAATGCAACAAAATATTTGTGAGAGAAGTGAAGCAtcaacaacgggggggggggatcttgcttTTCAAAATTTGGATTAGCGCCTTCCCCCGTCCCATAAACCaggatttgtagggttgccaggtccctcttcaccaccagtgggaggttttttgggtggagcctgaggagggcgaagcttggggaggggagggacttcaatgtcatagagtccaattgccaaagcagccattttctccaggggaactgatctctgtcggctggagatagcaggagatctccagctagtaatagcaggagatctccagctattacctggaggttggcaaatttaAGGATTTGGGATTTTTATCTCACCATTTAAGTGTTAACTACCCCAGCAGAATGTTGGGACTCCCCACCCTTACGGGTGGTGACTCGCTTAGCATACTGACGAATGGtccctttgctttttaaaaattagatttgaattttacaCGAAGACATTTCCCCCTGTACTTCTTGCATTGTCTTCAGACCCTGCTTCTTACTTCCCCTCCTaaaaataacatacaaaaaaTGTCTGCATAGTGAGGATCCGTTCACTGCAtctgcctaggcttgccaactctgtgttgggaaattcttggaggtttTGCGGGAGGACCCAGGGAGGCCAGGGTTTAGGGGAATAGAGGAaactcagtggggtgtaatgccttagtgtccaccctccagagcagccaccacctggaggttggagcaacccaaaacagcactatactaCGTTGCTAATGCAAAAAATGGTGAATTTAAttatagtgaaaaagtgcaaaatatatacaaatatgtacAAATTGAAGATACAACAGGATACAATGTACAATCCAAAGAAAATGACCATTGAAAGGATATAATAGTCCTAATTATACAGGTCAGTCAATAATACACGTTCCATTCAGGTATTGTTTGAGAAAAAGTCTCTGGTTATTGCAAGATTTACTTTCAGGTTGTAAACGATGTTATGCAACACCAAAGAAGAAAGCCACGGAAGACAGATGtacggacgtgtcgtctagatcgggaccacgtttcgcttatggcttcatcagctaccagTAATATGAATATCAAAATCCTAATATCAAAATCCTAACATTTCATAAGGACCGCAAATAGTTGTATGTGGGTCTCAAAAGAACAAATAGTTGTATGTGGATCTCAAAAGAAACTGAAAGTAAATCTTGCAGTAACCAGAGACTTTTTCTCAAACAATACCTGAATGGAACGTGTATTATTGACTGACCTGTATAATTAGGACTATTATATCCTTTCAATGGTCATTTTCTTTGGATTGTACATTGTATCCTGTTGTATCTTCAATTTgtacatatttgtatatattttgcactttttcactataaTTAAATTCACCATTTTTTTTGCATTAGCAACGtagtatagtgctgttttgggttgctccaattatccttacagcactgagccttattTTTGTGgtggaccacctggaggttggcaaccctacagctgacaAAGTAGGCCATCATCCCTGAACCCCTCTGCTGGAATGCCATTTTGTTTGTCTCTAAAACGCCACAAGATTGTTTTTGCAGCAACAGATTCACTCAGCAACCCCGCTGGAACTGTTCTCCATTCATTTCTGGTCTTCATTactacccctccccccacaccttccTGGGTTTGCCTAAATTTGAATGCCCTGCAAAGGACCGCTTCCTTTAAAaccaaataaatgtatttatagtAAGCTTTTCATAACAAGCATATTCTTATGTTGTCTAACAAGCAAGAAGTGTTGGATACACCTCTAAGAAAATAacatgtttgtgtgtttgtgtgtgtttttagaccAGAACTGTCAAAAGTGACGCTCGTGATTTGGGATGTGGAAAACATCTCTGTGGCACAATCACTCTTTTGTGGGTTTTGTTGGTGTTGCCCTTGATGGTGCTGAGCACTGTGTCGAACAAGCTGCTTCTCTGGTTCTCATCTCCCTTGtccccttgcctccccccccccccgtaaagttgggacctggagatctcccagaactctagctgacctccagactacagagatcagttcccctggataaaacagcagctttggagagcaaactctatggcattatgccttgtgtaatgtctcctgccttattgtatcaatattcaatcacaataaaacagttggaagttgaaggttcaaagcagtttgttttattggccaatatgcaaaatgctggtgaaaattgcctaaagcgcagagcaatttccacgcacatcaaaggattgcaagcatggatatagactttgatgatgggtggttacagaggcgtaatacacacataagactgaactgtccaataaaccttttggacgtataagcaattatttgcatatccaatagaaaatgctcttcaaggcgttccctaatggttaCCGAGGAGATACAAGTTTACATTCTaggatgacacttcttgtcttaaatcaaagctccaggcttaattaagaaaCCTGACTGTACCATCCAAACACACATCAGAAATAATGATCTCACCTGCAGCTGCCTTGCAAACAGTGtgcaggtcactctgacccagtagtaaatgtctcttgaccaaagaatacaggttacccataatgcaaagtgattctagacttgtacataagaatatatatatatgtgtgtgtgtgttatgctatgtaaatatgcatatatgtgaccgCATATATGTTTTCCCTATAAACTAAGTTACTAAGGCACTACACTTGCTGAggtgcctctgctccccaaaccctgccttccccaggctctacccacaaatgtccaagaattccccaacccagaatagatagggttgccaacctccaggtggtggctggagacctcccactattacatctgatctccaggcgacagagatcagtccacctggagaaaatggccactttggaaggtggactgtatggtattataccccattgaagtccttcctcaaaccccgccctcctcaggcttcaccccccaaatctccagctatttcccaatccggagctggtaACTCTAAGAATAGACAACCCTACCCATTCCGCTCCCACAAAAAAAACAGGGcttaatttcatagaatcatagagttggaagggaccaccagggccatcaagtccaacgccctgcacaatgcagaaaattcacaactacctcccccctccacacccctagtgaccagaagatggccagcacCCAAATTTGTAATCTTGGTTTCCAAGTTCAGTTCTTAAAGACAGGGAAGTTATTAAGAGTGTCTgatcatgtgcagagtgcttttgcCTCAACATTTTcttatcttcttcttttccttgctgTTGCAGCTTTCACATTTTTTGATCCCAATGATCCGGCATGTCAAGAAATCCTGTATGACCCCATCACCACGGTCCCTGAGCTGTTTGCGATCATCCGCCAATGGGTTCCCCAGGTCCAACACAAGATCGACATAATTGGCAATGAGGTGAGTGGCAGGGAGTtgcttctaaggttgccaacctccaggtggtgcctgaagttctcctggaattacaactgatctccaactaacagagttctcctggagaaaatggcagcttcagagggtggactctatggcatcccatccaTGCTGAGCTTCTGCCTGTCCCCAGATTCCACctttccctggctccacccccaaatctccaggaatttcccaacccagagttggcaaccttgccaGCTCTCCGCTCCCAAGAGGGGCAttgagggcagggttgccagccatgaGTACCACTGCACAACCCCCAAGTGTGGGAATAACCCTTCTGTAAGATTCAGTGGTAATTTCTTCTACTGGACTGAATTTTGATTCCCAACTGAGCACATGAGTTTGCCTTAGTCTGAATCTATCCATTGGTCTATCAACATCAGCCTTCTGACTGGCAGTCGGTCTCCGAGGTCACAGGCTTTCCCATcgtctcctacctgatcctttcaattggaaatgctgggaaccttctgcatacaaagcagaggctctacccctgagccaagTCAGGAACTTTCTGCCcgcagagaagcagcagcagagaagaGCTTGATTTGACACCCTCAGAGAAATCTAAAAGGCATAACCTGTTTCTACCCCAAAATtattaatttgtatttttttaattgtttgagcttcaattttttaaattaagccaTATCTACATTAAGTATAACTGCAAATATTCCGTATATGACTAATTGCTTATAACAAACCGTTTAAGAACCCGTTTCAACTGTCATAACAAAGCTCAAAATTCTTGTAACCTTTGCTATATCTTGGGATTTCTGCAACTGAGTTAATTTTAATAGCTTTCACATTTCTTTTGCTTTATTTAACAAATCTTTTTTTTGTGGTCTTCACATTGATTTCCTGacttttgcaaaaaaacaaaacaacaatcttGCTACAGTCAGCAAATATAAAACCATGCTTTGGTATGGTTTTGGAACAGACAGTTTTTCTCAAATTTATATCAAAAGCCAAAGACGTGGCTTTTGGTCTTTGCTCTGCCCCAGGGGTGGCAAACTCATTTATTATGAGGGCTgtacatgacataaatgtcacttggtcatgctgtgccatgcctcaccagcccagattgggagcaggTGTGCGTGTGGGGCTGCCTCgactggctcgcgggctggataagagctttcaaagggccagatccggcctgcgggcagtatgtttgacacccctggtctatccAAAAGTTATCAGCTGTTCCTTTGACTCATTTCTCTCCTGGTATATTGCCTTCTTCAGATCTTGAAGCGTGGCTGCCACGTCAATGACCGGGATGGCCTGACTGATATGACCTTACTTCACTACGCTTGCAAAGCGGGAGCACATGGTGTTGGTAAGTGGGTGGAGAGGGGTGTTCGAATTCTAGGAGGTGGCATGCACCTGGACTTCTTGGCCAAATCTCTCAGTACACCTGCTTTTATCTTTCATCTTGGTCCAGTTTCGAAACCGCCTGGTTTCTTTAAAGCAGacattcccaacctttttgagcctggggcaCCACTGGAATTTTGAGCGGGGATGGTGAGCCTCCACTCCACAGTGGTGGCGGCCACAGAAGGcaaagccaaacccaaaatggctgctgcaggaggccgAGCCAAATGTGATACTTCCCTCCTTGATTTGCGAAAGAATcacagaaggggaataaaaagaaatgaaggaaatccCAAGgggatgaagaaaaagaagaaaaagagttggtttttatatcccacttttctctacctttaaggagtctcaaagcagcttacaatcgcctcccccccaataggcaccttgtgaggtaggtggggctgagagggttcacagagaactatgactagcccaaggtcacccagcaggcttcatgtagaggagtggagaatcaaacctggttcaccaggttagagtccgccgctcatgtggaagagtggggaatcaaacccggttctccagattagagtctgctgctcttaaccactacaccacgctggctcgaagggaaaagaaaagaggcaATAAAAAGGACAGCATGAAGGGGAAATAGAACTACGCACCGACTTAGGAAAGCACAGACGCTTATCCGTCCACCTGATCCTAtagtggctgtgcagaggaaaaccCTTTAATTTGACTGAGGCTGGCTAATAAAAAGCCCTGCCTTGCAatggccctgcctactttctgAAGAGCTCGGTGGGTGCCAGCGAAAGTACTggcgggcgccatggtgcccatggcgCCGCGTTGCGGAACCCTGCTTTAAATTGTCTTTGTTCTGGGCTGTTTCTGGTGAACTGCAGTGTCTCTCTAGGGACTGTTCGTTCTGTTCTGGGAAGGGGTGGCTTCTTCTAACCACGCGGCTTTTACTTCCTTTCCCTACCGCTTGCCCAGGTGACCCAGCCGCTGCTGTGCGTCTCTCCAACCAGCTGCTGGCCTTGGGCGCAGATGTGACCCTCCGCAGCCGCTGGACTAACATGAACGCCCTCCATTATGCTGCCTATTTTGATGTCCCAGAACTCATCCGGATTCTTCTGAAGGCCTCCAAGCCAAAAGGTGAGGGGCAGGTGGAGCCTTTCACAATGTAAGCGGGACTTCACTGTACTAATAACTGTGAGACGTTATGCACTGGGTAACAGGGTGGTCTATTTATTGATTACATTGTTTGCATATAGTTTAAAGTGTTCTGTTCCCTGCAGAACcacccttttagggttgccagctccgtgttgggaaatatctggagattttgagggtggagcctgaggcgggcggggtttggggaggggagggacttcaatggggtataataccatagagcccaccttccaaaacagccattttctccaggtgaactctgtcgcctggagatcaattgtaatcccgggagatcttcagccaccacctggaggttgacaaccctatgccctttgcatagggttgccaacctccaagtactagctggagatctcctgctattacagctgatctccctcCGCAGGCACAGATAGCGCTGTCTTCCTAGGCTGGAGAGACGCGCCTCCCAGAGTGCGGGAGATAGCGCGGGAGATCTGGACGCCACACATAGGAGTAGGAACCAGTGCAGGTCCATTTACTTCTTCTATACAGAGGCTTTTATGCCCTTcttcataagggggggggggcaatttaccCACATAAATAATATATCAAATTAAAAACAGGAAGACCAACTAGCTGAAGAAGCTTCAAAACGCCCACCAACCTAGAGGTGACATCCAGGTTGGACTTTGCTTTGCGTTTCCCTCCTGAATCGGTGGTGTCATCTGTCCCATGGAGAGTTCCGGGAACTCTTCCCTATCTCCCGCGATCCGGGAGATTCTTCCCTATCTCCCATGCTCTGGGAGGCGCGTCTCTCCAGCCTAGAAAGACAGCGCTATCCGTGCCTGCGAGCGGTGGGCTTTCCAGTCTTGCGGCTTTGCTGCTCCGTGAGTATTGCTGCTCTTCACCGCAGCGTGTGTGGAGCCTTCTGCGGCTCCTGTTTCCACCGGACTATCACGCCTGGATCTTGGCCGCGGGACCTTGTTCTGTTCTTCGCAGCTTTTACTGGCTGTAGCCAGTGTGAGAGAGACTGTTCACGACATTACTATATGTGGACATTACTTTGTTTATTTTGAGATATTTCTTTATGCCTTTTTGCACTTGTGCTGGgattttgcatttattgaattTAGATAACaatggtttctgtgtgaatttaaCACAGTTCATTTAACATTTGTTTCATACTGAATATAGCACATGATACAATGAACACAATTGTGGTTTGTGGAATTTTGAATTTATGTAACAGAGGAATTGAAAGTGGAGCCTACGTGCTGGTTGTTGTTGcacctagatgttggcaaccctaccatctgtctgccctgccttcctctgtgcCTGAGGCATTGAAAGAACCTCTGCCCAGGGGGAGGACTGTAACATGTCTCACCTGAGACATGTTATGTGCGAGTTTTTTAGCGCTCTTTTATTGTACTCTAATATTTGTTTAATGCAATTTTTAGTGCAAGCCCCTGTGCGTCCTGCTTTGTGAGAAAAAGGGGGAATAAAAGCATTTTATATAAAGacaattttttctttaaaaaaagaaagaaatcagctTCTAGTCCTCAGTGAAGAAAGGGTTGTAAATGTACAAGAGTTCTAATTAAGCTATGCAATGGTTCCCCTTTTGAAGGAAGTTATAGCTGATGCTGAGACTGAAGCAGACGGCTGCGTTCTCCTTGCTGTCTCGAGGGAATTCATTCACCTcccttggcaaccccagtggttGCGCTGCAACCGTACGTAAGAGCTGCTTGCAAGCTTCAGCTCTCTCTGCAGTGTTCGAGTCCTTGGAGGGAAAGGAGAGCTTGCACTGAGCCATCCTTGCCCTAGAAGCTGCTGGCTAAGGGAGAGCTCAGCTCTGAAATGCTGGAGGTTCTGACACACTGCAGAGATCTTCACGGTGCAGCGGCTGGAATGCCAGACTGGGGCATGTAATGCAACCCTCAACCAGAAAACTTGCAATAAGTTGCTGGGGAGAACGGGAAGATGTGTGGGGTCGATTGGCTTTGCACTGCTTTTCTTTGGATTtgactcctccccccaaaaaaacaaagagCTTAGTGAATTTCTAAATCCATTGGGGTTATAAAAATGTTTGACATAAATTGATCTTGGTGCGTCAGCATTGATTATGTTTCTTGTGCTATATTTATTGGGAGCAACCCTCTTCTTGGATGATTTCTTAGGGGAGAGAAGCACTCTGCACATCCCCAAAGTGCTAAAATATGTTCTTTAGTATTACTTCCCAAGTTccttacccagtgagcttcatgtctgagtagagatttgaacccaggcctccttgGTCCTGTTAGacccactacacaacactggcctTCAGTCTTGAGAACCTTAGGCTCCTGGACTAGTGCTGCTCCAGCGCTGCCTGCTTGCTTCCAACCTGCTCAACCTGTATATTTGTTTATTAATATTAGGTGGAAACCACTGGTTCTGAGAACTAAGCCCTCACAAGGAAACCAGCAAACGTTTCTGTGTGGCTTCCTACCACACCAGGTCATACCTGAATCTCATCATTCCTGCATCTCTACTAACACCAGATTGTCCCCCGGTCCATTCCCACAATTCATTTGTTGGGCTCTCTTCTTACCTTGTCTTCAAGGCAAGCTCTCTGGGCAAGGACATCCATGATTCTTACTGAACCTAGCACACTGTGAGTGTGAAAGGCAATGAGTAGTTACAATCTGATTTTCATACCTACTCAACCTATGTGTTCTTTCCCCTTAAGTTCTCAACTCGACATGTAGTGATTTCAACCACGGGACAGCTCTGCACATTGCTGCTTCGAATCTATGTCTGGGGGCTGTTAAGTGTCTCCTGGAACATGGTGCCAACCCCGCTGTCAGGGTGAGAAAAGGACGGGGCGCGGAGTAGCAAGAGGTGGGAGGGGGCGGGCATATCATTGGGGAGGCGGAAAGTCCAGATTTCTAGATCGTCTTGGAACTTAAAATGTTCAGAGCCCTGTCTTTTATTGGACCAAATGGGTGGttgaaagtaccgtcaagtcacagcggacttataGCGACCATGTATggctttaaaggcaagagacattcagagatggtttgccattgcctgcctctgagtagcaaccctggacttcctgggtggtctcccatccaattactagccagagccaaccctgcttaggtcctaaataaaaccatcttcagctgcctcttaAACGTTGAAAGCAGTGGGGGGAGGTACACCTCCctgaggaggttgttccataatcgtggggctgccaccgagaaggccctctcatGTGTACCCATAAaccaagcttctttgattgatgggacagtcaggagggcttcTCCCTGTAATCTCAGTTCCCGAGCAGGAACGTATGAAGAAgacagataccctggtcccaagccatgcagaacttcaaaggtcaaaaccaacaccttgaattaggTTCAGGAGTGGACCCGTAGCCAGTGTCACTGCTGTAATATCAGGGTCGCATGCTTCCAAAAGCTGGCCCCAACCAACAGTCCAGCAGTAGTATTCTGTGCTAGCGAcagcttctgaacagtcttcaagggtagccccatgtaTAAGTCGGGATCCTTCAAGTacagatgccaaggattgaacctgagaccttcttcaTGCTAGGcaggtgctttaccactgagccacggggccTCCCATTAATGGGCAGTGTTGGGAACAACATCTCCTGGGACATCTCTTGGTTCTCCCCCCCAGTCCAATGACCTCCCCGTGTCAATCCTGTTTCTAACAGAACAGCAAAGGTCAGGCCCCAGCTGACGTTGTGCCAGACCCGATGGACATGACCTTGGACAAGGCCGAGGCCGCCATGATTGCCAAGGAGCTGAAGCAGCTGCTGCTGGATGCTGTGCCCCTGAGCTGCAACCTCCCCAAGGTCACGCTGCCCAATTACGACAACATCCCCGGCAACCTCATGCTGATCTCTCTCGGCCTCAAGCTCGGCGACCCCGTCATCGTGGACGGGCAGAAAGTGAGGATGAGGCCGGATTCTGACCAGAATTACTCCAGCGCGGTGGcccaagagggctgggggtgacTTAGTGGCTGCTGCTGCCCCGGTGtgactctaacccaggggtctccaacctttttgagcttgtgggcaccttaggaattttgagagggggtgggtAGGTgctaccccaaaatggctgccacaggaggtctAGCCACATTCTGAaaagctgcctcaggaggtggagccaaatggCATATCTCCTTTCTCACAccttctgggaagaaggaaatcccGAAGGGGCAATGGAAGGACACACTCACTAAGGAGAGCTCAGATGTTTTCTGGTTCTCCTCATCCTCCGGGGGGGaatcctttcatttgaatgagggcagccccATAACAAGCTGTAACTTACAATGGCCCTGCCCAATTTCTCAACAGTTTGGCAGGCACCAAGGGAAGTACTGCCTGGCACTGTGGCATTCAGGGGCACCATGTTGGGCAATGATGCTCTAAACCTTTGTCCAACTCTGCAGGTGGGTACTTTGCGATTCTGTGGCACGACAGAGTTTGCCAGCGGCCAGTGGGTTGGTGTGGAGCTGGATGAGCCAGACGGCAAGAACGATGGCAGCGTGGGAGGAATCCGCTACtttatctgccctccaaagcacgGTAGGAGGACACTCTTCGTGGGCGGCTGTCTGCGCTCGATTCAGCAACCGAAAGGCAAACTCTATATTTGGGATTTTTAGGAAAGGGACTGGAAGTAAAATCGCCAATATTACAATGCCACTGTGTAGATATATGGTGTGGCCTTATttggaatacagtgtacagttctggtcaccttgtctcaaaaaggacatggcatagctggaaaaagtaccaaagagggcaaccaagatgatgaaaggtttggagcaccttccttatgaggaaaggctgaagagtctgggacttttcagtttagaaaagagacgactatGAAAAGAGACGACATgaaagaagtttataaaattttcCAGGGTGAGAGAGAGTTGTCAAagtccttttatgcatggctgtttctctcactgtcacccctccgacgacttcgggcgtttgtgttgattatgcctgccgttttcgacaatcagaggtcgcctcgctctccccctgcctttccctgagttctgcccatgttttcaaattcaagataaaaaagTGAAAACgtggcaaaacatggggaaattcagggggagagagagagagacgacctctgacggttggaaatggcaggcataatcaacacaaaggcccgaagtcgtcagaggggtgacagtgagggaaacagccatgcataaaaggccaaagagaaatttttctccctctcccaaagtacTAGAACCTgcggcatccaatgaagctgatgggcagcagattcatgacaaacaaaaggaaatacttctttatacaatgagtgattaaaatgtggaatttgctgccaggggATGTAGTGACGACCGCAGGcatagaaggctttaaaagggaatcagacagatttgtggaggagaggtctgtcagtggccatggtgactaaagggaacctccatgttcagaggtaagtcagcctctgaatcccagtttcAGGAGATAACTtcagggaaaggcctcggcctctatgccctccagaggaactggctgtcCACtttgtgagacaagatgctggactaggatggactgctggtctgacccagcggggctcttctgacgttcttatgaaggcctcagcctctgttccCTGTTGTTaacccttcagaggaactggttggccactcttgtgaggcaggatgctggactagatggaccactggtctgatccagcagggctctgcttatgttcttGTCCTCTAtgcctgttgctggacctccagaggaactggttgaccactgtgtaagacaggatactggaccggtctgatccagcagggctcttctgatgttcttgtgtCCTTAAATTCTGTCTCCTTCCTACCAAAGCAAACAAGAGACATAACATCTGCAGAAATGTACAGTTTGCATGATTCTCATCAGGCCCTGTTGCTGTTCTTTTGTCTTCTTTGCCTCTTCAGGTGTCTTTGCTTCCGTGTCCAAGATCACCAAAGCCACTGACCAGACACCTTCTTCGGTCACCTCAACCCCACGAACCCCCCGTGTGGACTTCTCCCGCATGACTGCAAAGGGCCGCAAAGAGAAGGACAAGGacaagaaaggtgtgtgtgtgtgtgtgtgtgtgtgtgtgtgtgtgtgtatgtgtgtgggcttTGGGCATAGAAATGGGAGCCAGGATTCCTCCCAGCTCACAGAGGAGCTGAAGAAGCAGGGTGGAAAAAAtggagttgaagaagaagagttggtttttatataccgactttctttaccacttaaggaagaatcaaaccggcttacaatcgccttccctttccttcccctccccacaacagacaccctgtgaggtaggtggggctgagagagctctatcagagctgtgactagcccaaggtcacccagctggcttcatgtgtaggagtggggaaaccaatcctgttctccagattagcatccaccgctcatgtggaggagtggggaatcaaaccctgttctccagatcaaaatccaccgctccaaaccaccactcttaaccattacaccattctggctctagGGAAAG
It contains:
- the CLIP3 gene encoding CAP-Gly domain-containing linker protein 3, yielding MTKDDSAEAPSEEDHQPPAFQSPVLERRKKPIVHPSAPAPLPKDYAFTFFDPNDPACQEILYDPITTVPELFAIIRQWVPQVQHKIDIIGNEILKRGCHVNDRDGLTDMTLLHYACKAGAHGVGDPAAAVRLSNQLLALGADVTLRSRWTNMNALHYAAYFDVPELIRILLKASKPKVLNSTCSDFNHGTALHIAASNLCLGAVKCLLEHGANPAVRNSKGQAPADVVPDPMDMTLDKAEAAMIAKELKQLLLDAVPLSCNLPKVTLPNYDNIPGNLMLISLGLKLGDPVIVDGQKVGTLRFCGTTEFASGQWVGVELDEPDGKNDGSVGGIRYFICPPKHGVFASVSKITKATDQTPSSVTSTPRTPRVDFSRMTAKGRKEKDKDKKALRKKSLSVGSLDREGLKIEIGDQVLVAGQKQGVIRFYGKTDFAPGYWFGIELDKPTGKHDGSVFGVRYFTCPPKHGVFAPPSRVQRTGGPKDSQGDGTSAKKVHQVTISQPKRNFTAVRTPKDITSENSISRLLFCCWFPWMLRAEMQS